From the Salmo trutta chromosome 25, fSalTru1.1, whole genome shotgun sequence genome, the window aacgctcgcgcacgagACGCGGGCGGTATGGTCAGCATGTTAGTCCCCTCCTgaattccctgttcacccatgactgtgcggctgcgcacaactccaacaccatcattaagcttgctgatgacacaacggtggtaggcctgatcactgatgacaatgagacagcctatagagaggaggtcagtgacctggcagtgtggtgccaggacaacaacctctccctcaacatcagcaagacaaaggagctaatcgtggactacaggaggcCCCCctccacattgacagggctgtagtgaagcGCGTCTAAAGCTTAAAGTTCCTCGTTGTCCACATCCCTAAGAAATTCACattgtccacacacaccaacatagtcgtgaagaaggcacgacaatgcctcttcccccttaggaggctgaaaagatttgcatggaccctcagatcctcaaaaggttctacagctacaccattgacagcatcttgactggctgcatcatcgcttggtatggcaactgcttggcatccgaccacaaggcactacagacggtagtgtgtacggcccattacatcactggggccgagctccttgtcatccaggacctctatatcaggcggtgtcaaagacttcagccacccaagtcatagactgttctctctgctaccgcacggcaagcggcacTGATGcagcaagtctggaaccaacaggaccctaaacagcttctacaccgaagccataagactactaaatagttaaccaaatagctacccagactatctgcattgaccttctttgcactaactcttttgactcatcacatacgctacTGTTATTGTTTAGTATTTATCCGGTTGCCtgatcactttacccctacctatatgaatatctacctcaattacctcctacccctgcacatcgactcagtactggtaccctgtgtatatagccaagttatcgttactaattatgtatttattccttgtgttattatttttctatatttatctctctgtattgttgggaagggctgataagtaagcatttcactgttagtctatacctgttgtttatgaagcatgggacaaatacaattttattttatttgagccCAGTAGACTTTGTCTGAGAGTCATTGTGGGGTAAATAGAGTTTCTGTCAGTTGTTTCCATTGGCTTAAACGCAAGATAGGAAACTGATCTGTCTCAGCCAGTGTTTATTTTGGACAAGGATTACTTGTTTAGATGTAGGTGGTTCTTGAACCAGCTCCAGACTTAGAAGCTGAAATAGCTCCCAtatgttccaatggcacagtGGAGTTGACGAAAGTGTTTTCTACAGTGGAAAAGCTGTGGTTGCTCCACTCTGACCAAAAAGTTGTTTTTCTGAGATTCTACCCCTgcctcacagtacagtacagtagcacaTTATGGATACCAAGTCTGGGGAGGTCTGGCAGTCTGTCTCACCAATATGAAATGCAGCATGTACTGAGTTTTTACCCAAACCATGTAATAATAGCATTGATTAGATGTGACCTATACAGAATGCACCAAAATATGTACCAGGAGCGGAAAGCATTGGCTAATGGGGAGCAGAAAGTAAGCAGACTTGAACCATGTTGACTCACTGTTTATGAAGATTTCATAACACTGTCAGTTTTTATCATCAGTTTAACACTGAATGactggtgcctgtgtgtgtgtgggtgtgtgtgtgtgtgtgtgtgtgtgtgtgagagagcgaaagagcgttagagagagagagagagcacgagagagcgcaagagagagagagagaaagagagagagagagttagaaagagagaggagtaaACAAGTAGAGAGGGTCATGTTAAGGTCCTACTCACTATGCAGCCTCGTGGTTCCCAGGACAGGTCATATAGGGCACGTAGACAGCTATGGACTGGATCTGACGCATGAACTCATCTCCAATCCTACCGTTGTCCTGAAAAAGTTTGATTTAGTAATTTACCACAGCATAATACACAGTATTAGTGCTAATGAAGTCTGAAATAACGCTGACAGAATACATTTAAAAAGCACATTCAATTATCTAAAGCTAAAGTACTGTAAATCTTTCCAGACAACTTTAGGAATGTTCCATTTGcataccaaacaaaaccccaaGGAAACCAGAACTGTTAATTTCACAAATATTCTAATGGTGGCAATTGAGCTTATGTACACACTGCGGTGGATGTCATGGCCTTCTTCTGGTTTTCAGTTGCCATTGCCCTTAATGAGCTTTCAGACAGAATTTCtatttctgtttttctatttATAATATCAAGGAAGCCGCGGAACAGAGTCAGACATTCCAGTTCAAACTCGGCATGAATTGCAGTTATTAATTTTTGTGGTTGTCTGCTCATAATGTCCAGCATTTTTCTCCATGTTTGAGAAAAGTATGAAATGAGCCAACTTTGCTTTTTAATTTCAGGGAAACAGCAGCCGCTGAAACCATTGGGGATTAATACCTGTATATGTCATAGTAATTATGAAGAGCGCTGGCCAGTTAGGTTTAGGGAAACATGGCCTCTGTCTCGGCTGAATAGAGCCCTGGTGCTGTACTTCATAGGTGTTATGTCCCTAATTCCAGAGTTCAGCACAGGATTAAGGCATTTCACAGCTATGCAGGTCATTACAGCAGTGTGTCTTAACCATGGCCCAGGCTCTTAAGATCTGCTGATGGAAAGGGGAACAAAAGGGGAGCAGGGGCAGAGTGGCTCTATCTCATATATCATCATGGATCTAGACAGATACCCAGATGGCCTTTAGTGGTCTAGGCTCATGACGACAGAGCCCACTTTTACATCTTACCCTGAGGGTACCATAAGCTTTGAGTGTGCCCCTGTATGCCATAGTTTAACTTCATGAAAATCCCATGAGAAAGTGCTTAGCATAAATGGTATGTGTATCATTCTACCAACTGACCAGTGATGGACAAGCGTGTacagaaaacaaaaatattttgatATTTTATCTCATGCATGTCATATGCAAAGTCCCCTAGAAAACAAAAAAGCACATGTTCGTCATGCTTTGCATAATTTTTCCAAAGTGTACTCCATATTTCACCTAAagtatcaggtttcaggtaagacccaagtgcagactgtgttgaagtaacaatgtttattgcaacaacaggggcaggcaaacgacaggtcaaggcaggcaggggtcgataatccagagtagtgtggccaaggtacaggacggcaggcaggcccagggtcaggacaagcagaggtcggtaatccagagtaggggcaaaggcacaggaaagcaggcaggctcagagtcaggacaggcaagggtcaaaatcaggatgacgagaaaaagagagactggggaaaagcaggagctgagacaaaacactggttgacttgaacaaacaggAGACAAacggctgtgagacatgggtttagaTCTAGACAGATGAAAAGTAGGAAGTGTATGGAGGGTACGGGGAAACAGAGggcgaacagcagaggggctattTATTTTGGAGCAAGGAGGAAAGGTCTCGGCTTCCAGGGGTATTGCCGCGGGGCTATAACGGCGTGCCAGCGCATCCGGCTTAACCTCCTTGGGTACCGGTTGGTGTTGTGGAAGCGAAGTGGCCTgggccttactgaacccctccTGGAGGCATTGGTACTCCGCACGAAAGGCGGAGCGGTTCGTggcaatttccaagcccccaggaagacgtcccggggcaggcagagctgaTTTCAGGCAATGGGtatggcagaacgggctccagcccacgatggcaccagtagaccagtcaatcgagggattgtgtcgctggagccaagagaatccctaTACCACGGGAATGTGCGGAGACTCAATTAGCAGGAATTGGATCGTCTCGCTGTGATTCCCCAACActcgtaggttgatgggggtggtatggtgggtgacccggcctatagagcgcccgttcagcgctctaacatccatgggaatggagaggggttgagtggggatgcccagctcggacgccagggtaaCATCCATAAGACTCATATCGGCCCCTGAGTTGATGAGTatctggagagacttggactggtcgcCCCACCACAGGGTGGCATAGAGAGTAGGGGGAGAAGCAACATTATCCTTaagacccaccagagtactcattCCTACCAATGAGCtaggtctcttgaagggacagTTAGACACATAATGACCGACagtaccgcaatacagacaactctgggtgttAAGTCTGCGTAGTACTCGTTCGGCTGCATTGGCTCGGGGCAAATCGTCAGTCTTCGGAGGCTCTTGGAGGAACTCGGGTAAGCTCGGATCCTCTTGGGGACGAAGACGCCAGGGACTTCCGGAGTTCATCAGATGCAAGGTGGGATCCTTGAGTGAGCGATTGGGACCGCAatcagacctcttctccctcctacgttcccgtagccgaccatcgatccggatggtcgagatccgtcggtagttcctgggctgcaagctcgtcctttactTCCTCTGAAAATCCGTGCAGGAACGTGTCAAACAGCTCTTCCAGGTTCCAGGCACCCTTTTCAGTGTACCgacacatgtatatatattttttttacaattttaaaggacaggtgaaacagatcagggtgtgacacaaagtGAACCACAATTATATACCACTATGATTGAAGTTATTATGCAACGGCAACATTGATATGCTATTCACTTATGACAATCAGTCGGGAGTTAGCCGCATAACCACTTAGGATGAGATCATAAATGCTGCCGACCTGGGTCTACTACTGCAGTCTGGCCAGAGACTGAGGGTTCTCATTGCCCATGTCCCCATAGATGGCAAACCTGGAACCCCAGCTAGCACTCTCATTCAGAGCAGTAAAGGACAACACATCACTCCAGCCAGCCTCACTGCCACAGTGGTACACTGCAGTGAACACAGGAAAGAAAACACTGTTCTATCAATACTACGATGATGACCGAATGTGACAGGCCATAAACATCCATCATGCTAGTTCGGTGAACATGGAAACCTACCATAAGCAGAGGCAGGTCTCAGGACAGTGAGTGTGACCCCGTGTATGTGGATCTCCCTCCCTTCTGATCCCgtccataaaaaatctgtcgttctggccctgaacaaggcagttaacccactgttcctaggccgtcattaaaaatgagaatttgttcttaactgacttgcctagttaaataaaggtaaaataaaaatttaaaaaagggtAGCGTTGCTCTTGGCGGTCAGCTCAAACAGTCCCCCCCCACAGGCCGTACTCCACGGTGCTCTCCTCTGTCTCATTGATGGTGGTCCAGGTGATCTCCATAGAGGCAGGGAGCCCTGGGGAGAAAAGCCCCAAAGTTATCCAGCGAGGGGGCCTGCTGATCAGACTGCTCACCCTGTCAACCTGGATAGAGTTACTGCCCTGGATACTTACTGATCCACTTACGTAAGCTGGGAGACACTCGCTCAAAAGGCTGATATTGTTCAATAACTCACAAGTCTGTGCTTTTGATCTCCCTGTAGACAGGATTTAATGAATTAAACATTTGGTTAAACTCAATGGACTCTGCTTCCTTTGAACGAAACCCAGCCTTTCAGGATCCAAATTATCTCAATTAGGCTTCAGAAAACTGTGCCAGATATGACTTGTTAGTACAGTAGTGCTAGTGTACTATACAGTAGTGCTAGTGTATTATACAGTAGTGCTAGTGTATTATACAGTAGTGCTAGTGTATTATACAATAGTGCTAGTGTACTATACAGTAGTGCTAGTGTATTATACAGTAGTGCTAATGGACTGTATAGTAGTGCTAGTGGATTATACAGTAGTGCTAGTGTACTATACTGTGGTGCTAGTGCACTATACAGTGGTGCTAGTGTGCTATACAGCAGTGCTAGTGTATTATACAGTAGTGCTAGTGTACTATATAGTATTGCTAGTGTACTATATAGTAGTGCTAGTGTATTATACAGTAGTGCCAGTGCACTATACAGTGGTGCTAGTGTTTTATACAGTAGTGCTAGAGCACTGCacacagtcagtcaatcagtcagtgtCTCTGATAAGGAAATCAGAATCAGTCTACCAAACTGATGAAACAGCAGCCTGTGGAGTTGACTGTGGAGTCAGCAAATGCAGTGTGGCAAGGCATGATGAGTCAATAAAAGCAGATGATGTTGGTTGTGATTGTTGATGTGTTCTCATTTAAAGGACAATTAATTCACTTTGAGTTAATATGTTCTTGCATTGGCTTTTTAACTGATGAGAACTGTATCACTTTGTGATTGCCTCCATACAATTATACAAGCAGCCTTAACGTTCTATTAAAAATAGTATTTTAGAGTGAAGCAGTGAAAGATCCAATCCACTACGAGAATAGGATGAACCTAAAAGTTACCAAAAATAGATCATTCATTCATTCTGTATTTGAAGCagttaaaatgtacattttgaatTGTAATGCACTAAACATGTTGAACACTAGGGGGTGCAAAACAATAGTCCAGTATTCCTATTGTACATCGAGTGCATTTATGAATCCCCAACAGTGTCTGGTCATAGTTGAGAAAAGTAACAGGGGCTCGGGTTGGGTTAAGAAACCAAGGCGAAAGGATAGCAAAACCAGCCTCGTGAGATCAGAACATCTTAGAAAGTCTATCAACACTGACAGGTAGGTGATTGCAGCTATAGCAAGCTAGCTATTACAGTAGGTTAGTTCGAGGAAGTTGTAGTTATCAAACAAGCAACGTTAATTGAGCTCATCTGTAGCTATCCTTCCACATGCTATTGCTGTCTCGAGCTCTCTTGCTGCAAATGTTAAAACTACAATGCCGGTTTTACTGGCTGATAACTTCAAGAGAGACATGTATCGTGACAACGGTAAACGGACATTAGCTTCCTATAAATTGAAATGCGCAACATAACCAAAAGTGGCACTAAACATAGCTAGCCAAACTTGCTCTCCTTTTCTGGCTACGtcattattaaaaaataataaacaacgtgCCCGCGAGGAATTCTGGGTAAAACACGTTTACCCAGCTACATGGTGTAGATAGATCTGTAATTACACATTCTTTCCCTATGCAAACATAGGCCCAAAGAAAGACCTGGGAATAATTTTGCCCCTTAATGTATCTCTGACTTTTTTAAGTGTATGTTCAATGTGATTTAATTCAGGTTCTCACTAGGCTGTCAACCCTTCAAACAGTTGTTGTTATACAGACAGctgtacattctctctctctggatatTCCCATACCATTTACAGAgctttgtgtttgtgtgaggaGTTTTGATGTATATTGATTGCAGTGTGTACTTCACCCCCCAGGATATTGATGATGGACTCGGAGGAGCCCGAGGAGCATGATAGTGACGAGGGAGAATATCAAAGCCTTGAAGAGCAGGACATGGTCCAGTACAGAGTATGCTACTCTCATCCAAAGTACACCAAGGAGGTAAGTTTCGGCAGGGAGGGGTTATGATTCTTCTCAATTGCAGTCTATTATATTACTGTAACAACACATTATAGACATTATAGAACTGTATCAACAATGTTTTGGTAACACCTCCATACAATTCATTGAAATTGATTTTGTAATATGTCTTTCTTTACCTTTGAGTTGGATTTCTGTAAAAAGGAAGACGTTAAGAAGAAGAGGTAGGTTTTTGCCTTTTCCAAAAGTACgggtttaaaggggcaatcagccgTTGCTACATTCATCTTTGTATGTATAAATTAATGATACTATGGATTCTTGAATAGTATAACTTATTTTTGCCtcgtgagcttagttcaactattttaccccatcagaaccaaatataagcttgtcttactccaatgtttgtaaacaaagaaaatgtaacaaacactatatagcctcaaaacatggttataactataattttgatatcatgaaaGGTCAGTCATTGCATCCGtagctctatgaatttgagagtggttcaatttctccagccccatcctgctttttaccaaaacaggggcGGGGGTATTGttcaactgctgattggccaCTAATGAAATCTCCAACTGGAACAACGTACACTACTGTTTTCATTGTTTCATATAAtttatgattgagtgtagtatTTCTGAGtattcagccatatttctgtTTCATACTGTAGATGTCCGGCAGGTCGTTCAGGGAACAACCCTGGGAGACAGAAGCGGGTTGTGTCGTGTAAGAGGAAGACCCACCATCTCAATATCTGTCGAAGGAAGCAGCCAGCCACATGGAAAACTTATGATGTGGCCAACAAGGAGAACGAAATGGCCTGTGTGCAGGACATGGAAGAGATATTCTATATGGACCCATGGGAGTTTCCACTCACTGTCCCTCATCCTAACAAGACTGATGAGGCTGGTTCAAAAAACAGTGACTACTTCACAGAGGTGTGAAATATCAGTAGTGTATTATATTTGTCTAATGTCTTTGGGGTGGGTTGTCTCATTATCTTATCATCGTGATATGCTTGTTGTCACAAATATTTGAATGTATTGCACCACCGCTCTGCTGTTTTTCAGTTGTCAAAAGACCACAACACAATGACAGAGGTGCTCTTTGGAAGAAATCTGAGACTGAGTGTAGCTTTGACCCTGTGGCAAAGAAATGTTGGAGAACTGCTTACGTATTTTTTAAGGTACAGTAGAACTTGTCAAGATTGAAATATCTGAGGCTTTATTGACACAAAGTTGTGATTGTATAATAGCAAAGCTCTTTTCTCCCTCAGGATCCAAGACACTGGTGTGTTTGTTGATTTTCTTCCAGTGATAACAAAAAGGTATATTTCTCATTTTATTTTTAGGGGTAAAAAGCAATGATTACAATTGAAGTTTCATGACATTTATTTTCTATCTTTCACCGATAGCCTTGATGGTGAGTCAGAGTCACCCAGCGTTTCCATTGGCTGTTGTGTTGACCTTTTCCCCCTAGTGAAAGAGGTCCTCACTACTCCATATGAAGAGTGAGTACCACTGTTAATGACACACTTTTCATTACAAATTCTTGAAAATCCAACTAAACTAATTCCATGTTGTCTTGCAGGCACCTGGTAGCTGGTTTACGATTGGTACAATCAGTATTAAGACATTGGTGGCCAGAGCTCTCAGCAAGTGAAGGACCTGACACACATTCTATGGATGGGTATGTTGACTCAACATGCTGACTGGAAGCTATGGAGATGTGTATTCTTTGTGGAGCAGGCACGCCCCATGTGTAACTAAAACTTCTCTGTTTTTCATGATCATTGCAGAAATATCCAAGTGTTCAAACAGCAGCTAAAGGAGTTTTGGAACCAGGAGCCTCATTTGAGTTCAGTTCCAGGAAGTGCAGGTGAAATAGCAAAGGTGGGTTCTAATTTACGGTACATGGTCATTTCAATATATCTAATACAAGTGCAAATAGTGTTAGTGACATTTCTGTTATCTTCGTTCTTGTTTTCTAGGTTATAGACTATTACCTGTTACAATTGCCCTGATCGCAATGGTGGCCCATGCCAAGCTGCAGTCCAGTCCTGATGACTTGTCATTGTAAAGTTGGAAACCACATAAGAACACAATAGACTTGTGATACAATGATCTGCACTACTTTACTTTTGATGTGGGGAAAAGCATTATAATTTGAGGGCTCCTAAACAGTGCCCAAAGAGTGCCTGCTGAAGAGTGCCAGAGAGCCACTCCAGACAATGATTGTGCCTTGTTATTTTTTAAGAATTTGAATTACAATTTGAGATGACCAACCTTTGTCCAAAATTGCTAACATGACTTCACCTCACTAAATTTCAATGGTATGAAATTAATCCAAAGGATGAAAGTGTGTGCAATTGATTGGTTACAGTAGAGAACCAATTGAAGTTGTGTTGGATGAATTAAAATGGTACTTGAAATTGTTTTATTGTAAATTAATAAATTATTTTGAAATTAAAATGCCAGTAATGTTATGTGACACCTTTGTGTTCAGCCAGGCAGTGATGTTTCAGAGTGGAATGGTTGGCTGTTGGTTGATGGAGTCGGAGAgaaagggtagagagagggagtacactgagtggtgagagagaagaggtgagTCTCAGTGGGAGCATGTGTTGGCCAGTGCCGACAGCTCCAGAGTGACTGCCAGCCAGGCAGCAGTACAGCACAATTAGTTATTAGCAACCGCCACTGCCCCGAAAGCAAAGCTGAAGTTTTCATGTATTTTTAGTCAGGCTATACTGAAATACTCCAAGCCCTAGTTAGAGCCGATAACTAGGGCTGAGAGTATCACTATGTTTTTATTTGTCAGGTCACATGGTTAGGAAAGATTCCTTCCCCTATTCATAAGGTACTTGTATGTGTTGTCTTAGTGCAGAGGTCCTCCAAAATAATGAAGAAATATGTTTCAATtgtgagagcaaaattgcaagattacgttataatacttttattgcatcaaatggttgttttattcaacagaatagagtattcttaactattgtgtgtgtgttctactgaggatgggcctctgggagataacactgacaggagatttacgatgtcttttgggtgataaaacctaaagagcattccagagcatgggttaatgtttctgttctataccgtaccagggagagatggtctatacaatgaaaactgttggaAAGCCTTTTGGATAATGTATTTAAGGTCATTTGTAATACTGATTTCAAGGTCATTTGTAATATTGATAATTATGATATTTGTGATTTGGACCAATGGAGAGGGCGTTGCCATTGACTAAGGGTAGGTAGGCTgccttaagtctattttcctacaATCATTTTTCTTTATGGAGTTCTTAAGAGTAGTGATTTTAATTAGATTTTattatttgaaatgttttattttttgaccagtagtagtgtttttgtttttacacaTTACTCTCATGGAGAGTAATGTGTTAAAAATGGGGAGGGTACAGTCCTCTAAAGTTTTGgattgaagtttacacaccttgAGTGATGTGTATGGAGTGATATGTgaaggagtgtattgttgtgttgtttgttctgttcccgATAGGTTATAGGTCTAACTTCCTGATGCTGTGGCTCTGCGATGATGTTGACAGTGTGATGGGGAGTATAAGCCAATTTGAAAGAATAGTTTCAATAGAATGTGTTGTTATTCGCTTTGACATATGTTTAGACATTTGTATTACGAATAATTGGTAGAAGTAATCATGTATCATATAgttaatgaactgaactaaactgttgttctgat encodes:
- the LOC115162366 gene encoding KATNB1-like protein 1 isoform X1, which produces MNPQQCLVIVEKSNRGSGWVKKPRRKDSKTSLVRSEHLRKSINTDRILMMDSEEPEEHDSDEGEYQSLEEQDMVQYRVCYSHPKYTKELDFCKKEDVKKKRCPAGRSGNNPGRQKRVVSCKRKTHHLNICRRKQPATWKTYDVANKENEMACVQDMEEIFYMDPWEFPLTVPHPNKTDEAGSKNSDYFTELSKDHNTMTEVLFGRNLRLSVALTLWQRNVGELLTYFLRIQDTGVFVDFLPVITKSLDGESESPSVSIGCCVDLFPLVKEVLTTPYEEHLVAGLRLVQSVLRHWWPELSASEGPDTHSMDGNIQVFKQQLKEFWNQEPHLSSVPGSAGEIAKVIDYYLLQLP
- the LOC115162366 gene encoding KATNB1-like protein 1 isoform X2 — protein: MNPQQCLVIVEKSNRGSGWVKKPRRKDSKTSLVRSEHLRKSINTDRILMMDSEEPEEHDSDEGEYQSLEEQDMVQYRVCYSHPKYTKEEDVKKKRCPAGRSGNNPGRQKRVVSCKRKTHHLNICRRKQPATWKTYDVANKENEMACVQDMEEIFYMDPWEFPLTVPHPNKTDEAGSKNSDYFTELSKDHNTMTEVLFGRNLRLSVALTLWQRNVGELLTYFLRIQDTGVFVDFLPVITKSLDGESESPSVSIGCCVDLFPLVKEVLTTPYEEHLVAGLRLVQSVLRHWWPELSASEGPDTHSMDGNIQVFKQQLKEFWNQEPHLSSVPGSAGEIAKVIDYYLLQLP